From Sphingomonas sp. PAMC26645:
AACGTCGAGGCTGCGCGCGAGACCGGCGGTCGCGAACTCGTCTCCGTACCGCTTACCGCCGGAGCCCGCACCACGGGCAAGACCGAGCTCGGCGCCGTCGCCATCTCCGCCCGCTAAGGATCACAGCATGAAGCCTTTTGTCGCACGCCTGATGGCCGCCGCCGCGCTGTTGTCGATCCCCGCCGCGCTGTCGGCGCACCGCATGTGGCTGTTGCCGTCGGCCACCGTGTTCTCGGGGACCGACGGCTGGGTGACGGTCGACGCCGCCGTCTCGAACGACCTGTTCTTCTTCGATCACCAGCCGCTCCGCCTCGACGGCATGAAGGTCTGGCAGCCCGACGGCAGCGAAGGCACGCTGCAGAACGGCGCGACCGGGCGCTATCGCTCGGTGTTCGACGTGAAGCTCGACAAGCCGGGCACCTGGAAGATCGGCACGCAGATGTCCGCCGTCATGGGCAGCTTCAAGGTCGATGGCGTCGAGAAGCGCCTCGGCGGTCGTCGTGGTCCGCCGCAGCCGAACGCCCCCGCCCCGCTGACCGTTGCCGACATCCCCGCCAACGCGACCGACGTTAAGGTCACCGAGGTGTCGGGCCGCAACGAGATCTTCGTGACCGCGGGCGCGCCGACCACCACCGTCTTCAAGCCGACCGGCAAGGGCCTCGAGTTCGCACCGATCACGCACCCCGACGAACTGGTCGCGGGCGAGACCGCGAAGTTCCGCTTCCTGGTCGACAGCAAGCCCGCTGCCGGCCTGAAGGTCACGGTGATCCCCGGCGGCAAGCGTTATCGCAACGACGAGGGCGCACGCGAGCTGACCACAGGCGCGGACGGCGTGTTGAGCGTTTCGTGGCCGACCGCGGGAATGTACTGGCTCAACGCGACGCTGACCGACGCCAAGGCGACCACGCCGCGCGCGACCGAGCGCCGGATGAGCTACGTCACGACGCTCGAAGTGCTCACGCCCTGATGCGTCCGTGAGTTTGGCGGCATGAGTTTGGCGGCATGAGGATCGCGCTGCCACCGACGATCGACGCCGCGGCGTTCGCGGCGCGCGATCCGTCGGCGGTGGTGCTCGATCTGCACGGCGAGACGATGGGCACGTCGTGGAGCGCGCGCTTCGCTGCGCCCGCCGGCACCGATCCGTCGTCGATCCACGCCGCGATCGTCGCGCGGCTGGCTGGGCTCGTCGCGGAGATGAGCCACTGGGCACCGGACTCGCTCCTGTCCCGCTTCAACCGGTCGCCAAGCGGCACCTGGACGACGCTCCCACCCGACTTCGCACACGTCATGACGCGCGGCCTGGCAATCGCCGAGATAACCGGCGGCGCGTTCGATCCGGCGATCGGCAAGCTCGTCGATGCCTGGGGTTTCGGCCCCGTCCCCGTCACACGCCCCCCAAGCATGCCCGAGATCGAGACGGCCCGCGCGACATCGGGCTGGTCCCGCCTCTCGTTCGTCCCCACCGGCGCGCACCTTCGCCAACCCGGCGGCACCGCGCTCGACCTTTCGGGGATCGCCAAGGGCCACGCGGTCGACACCATCGCCGACCTCTTGCGCGACGCCGGCATCCCGAACGCACTGGTCGAGATCGGCGGCGAACTCGTCGGTCGCGGGATCAAGCCGGACGGCGATCCCTGGTGGGTCGACCTCGAAAGCCCGCCCGGCCTGACGCTCCCCCCGCTCAGGATCGCGCTGCACGGCCAGGCAGTAGCGACCTCCGGCGACTACCGCCGCGGCGCGCACACGCTAGATCCCCGCACCGGACGCCCGATCGATACCGGCGTCGTCTCCGCCAGCGTCATCCACGAGACCGCGCTCGACGCCGATGCTTGGGCAACCGCACTCACCGTGCTGGGGCCGGACGGCCTCGACCTCGCGCACAATCATCGCATCGCCGCCCGCCTCGTCACCGAAATCGACGGCACCGCCCGCGAATACCTGACTCCCGCACTCGCCGCGATGCTCGCAGACTGACGGCTAGAACCGAACGTCCCTGTTTCCCCGCGAAGGCGGGGACCCAGACTGGACTCCCGCCTTCGCGGGAGAACAAGCTTAACTGCGCCGGATTGCACCGCCCCACCTGCGAGTGACTCCCCCCCACGACGCTACCCGATCCCGCCCTCGCGCGTTACCAAAGCCAATGACCGACGCGCTCCCCCCCGCCATCCCCGCCGCGACGCTCGTCATCTTCCGCGACACGCCAGCCGGCCCCCCGGAACTGCTGATGGTCGAGCGTGCCAAGGCGATGGCGTTCGCGGGTGGCGCATTGGTATTTCCCGGCGGCCGCGTTGATCCCGGCGACCGCGCGCTGGCGGCGCTGCTCGGCCGCCCCGACGACGAGACGGCCGCGCGCATCGCCGCGATCCGCGAAACGATCGAGGAGGCCGGGCTGCCGATCGGCCTGTCGCCGATGCCCTCCATCCAAGCCTTCGAGCGGTTGCGCGCCGCCCTTCACGCCGGAACCGCGTTCGGTGAAGCATTGGTGGACGCAGACACGTCCCTCGATCTCGATGCGCTGGAATATTTCGCCCGCTGGCGGCCAGCACACGCCCATGCGCGCATCTTCGACACGCGCTTCTATCTCGCCCGCCTGCCCGCCGAGGCCCCTGCGGCGCGGGTCGACGAGACCGAAAACGTCCGCCTGTTCTGGGCCACCGCGGTGCACGTTCTCGCCGAGACCGATGCCGGACGCGCGACGATCATCTTCCCGACCCGCCGCAATCTCGAACGCCTCGCGAAGTTTACCGATTTCGACGCCGCAGTCGCTGACGCCCGCGCGCATCCCATCCGCACCGTCACGCCGTGGACCGAGATACGCGACGGCGTCGAGCATCTCTGCATCCCCGACGACCTCGGTTATCCGATAACGTCAGAGCCGATGTCGGACGCGGTGCGCGGCTGACATGCGCGCGGTGCGAAGGACGATCGGGTGGCTGGTGGCGCTGGTCGTCATCGCGACGTTGGCGCTGATGCTGTGGGCGGGCCTGCGTGGACGGCCGCAGGACGTGCCTTGGGCGCCGCTCGATATCGGCCAGCCGATCGGCCTGCTCACGGGCCGCAAGCTCACCGCGCTGACCGAGGATTTTCCGCAATGCCGCGCGCTGCTCGACCGTGCCGGCGTCCGCTACACCGTCCTGCCGCCGCGCAAAGGCGAAGGGCAATGCGGCTATGCAGACGGCGTGCGCCTGACCGGCGGTGCTCGAAAGATCGCCTTCGCACCTGCCGGGTTAGGCGTCGCCTGTCCCGTCGGCGCGGCGATGGCGATGTGGGAATGGGACATCGTCCAGCCTGCCGCCGAACGTCACTTCGGCGCACGCGTCGCGACGATCGATCATTTCGGCAGCTATAGTTGCCGCCGTATCGCCGGCAGCCATTCGAGCAACTGGAGCGAACACTCGACCGCCGACGCGGTCGACATCGCCGGTTTCCGCCTGACCGACGGCACCCGCATCACCGTCGCGCGAGACTGGAAGGGCGACGATCCCAAAGCCGCATTCCTCCGCGACGTCCGCGACGGTGCATGCCAGCTGTTCGCGACGACGCTGTCCCCCGACTACAACGCCGCGCACGCCGATCACCTGCATCTCGACCAGGCGAACCGTGGGTCGATGGGATGGCGTGCGTGTCGGTGATCCGATCCCCCTCGTTACCCCCCTGGCGAAGGCCGGGGTCCAATTGGGAGACCTGGCTAAACGAAGGGGTGCGCATCGTTACTGCGACCTCTCCAATTGGGCCCCGGCCTTCGCCGGGGTGGATAACGCCCTGACAGTCCGCCTCGCTACCCGCGAGATTTCAACTCGCCAAGGTCGTCCCCGAATCCACCTTCTCGACCCAGTAAGGAAAGAAAGCCGGCTGCCGGTTCGACCAACCCGAGGCAGTTGCCGCCGCCTCGCTGATCGACTGAAGTAGTTTGCGCCGCAGTTCCGGATGCAGATGCGGGAGTGCCGCCGCCGCGCAGAACGCCGACGGCAACCAAGGCCGAACTTCCGCGCCGATCAACCGCTCGTACAAAAACCGCAACGCAGAGAAGCTTGTCAGCCGCCCCTGCCCCAGGTCGAACGCGACGAGCGTCATCAACGGCGCCAGGAACGGCTCGATCGCATCGAGGCCGCTATCGTCCGGCACCATCGCGCGCAGATCGGGAAGGTTGTTATAGAGCCGCGCCTGCGCCCGGATGCTCGCCGCCTCGACGACGTCGCGCGACCAGCGCTGCATCGCGTCCTCGCGGTCCAGGCCTACGTCGAGCGATCGCCGGATATACCGCTGCGTCGAGCTCGGAAAAGCCGCGAATTCCTTCATCTCGGCGAGGGTCATCGACCCCTGTGCCGGTTTCATTCTGGAAGCCATGTCGTCACCCCGCTCTCGTCAAGGAACCGGTAGACTATGCGCTCGGATGGTTAACAACGACCCTATCGCGCGTCATCTTTCCGTAACAGCAAGCGACCATGAAAGCTGTTGCGCTGCAACAACGCTGCGACGAACCGAACGAAACTAAGCGATTTGATCGTCTTGCGCGGCGTTTGGGCAACAAAAAAGCGCCGGTCGTTGCCGACCGACGCCCGTTCGTTGAGCAGATGCGAGGGTTACGCCTGCTTTTCGCGCAGCGCCCGCTCGGCATCCTCGTCATAGCCCGACGACTTCGCCGGCTCGGTGCCAGAGCCCGGCTGCGTCGCCGAAATCGGATCGCTGCCGTCCATCGACTCGTCGAGCCCGTTATCGAGACGTGCGTCGGCGCTATCGGGGTTCTTCTGAAGCCGCTTGCCGATCGACTTGTCCTGGCCCGCTTCCTGGCGTGGATCGCGACCCGAGCTTTTGCCGTCGGCATCCTTGTCGTCGGGCGCTACGGACAGGCTATCCAGCGCGCTCTTATCTATGTCGGTCATTACGACGTCCCTTTTTAATCTTGGCGAATACCAACGGTCGAAGTGCGCTTTGTTTCCCCGCGAAGGGCCCCGGGAAGCGGCTCAATCGAGCGGCGTCACCTTGACCGTCTGCTCCCACAGATATGCCTGCCCGAACACCGTCATGAACGCGATATCGGTCGCATCGCGCCCCACGCAGACCCGCGCGATATCGCTGCACGTCGCCATCTTGGTCGCATCGATCAACCGCCAGTCGCCGGCGAGCCACAGCTCCGCGACCGCATGGAAGTCGGGCGGATCGACCCCCGGCGCATAGGCCGACACGCACCGCGCCGGTATCCCGCCCGCCCGCGCGAGCGACACCAGCAGATGCGAATAATCCCGGCACACGCCCGAGCGCGACGCGAATGTATCGAGCGCGGTCGTCTCTCCGCTGCTCGATCCACAGCGATAGTCGAGCGACTGGTACACCCACTCGGTCAGCGCCGCCGCCAGCGGACCGCCTTCCAGCCCGCCGAACTCGCGCGCGACGAAGCCCTCGAAGCGGTCCGACGGACAATAGCGGCTCGGCATCAGATACGGCGTCAGCTCGCCATCGAGCATTCGCGGCGGCGTCGCCGGATACAGCTCGAGCTGCACCCGCTCGCGATTTACGGCGACGATCGCCTTATACTCCGCCGTGAACCGCCCATGCCCGCGCGACCAGCAACGTTGCCCGATCCCATCCTCGCCGCGCACCGCACGGATCGGACTGTCGGACCACAAGGTAAGGGATTCGGACTCGATCGTCTGGTCGGCCATCGCCGCCGCCTCGATCTGGAGGAGCACATCGGCATCCCCCGCGATCCCGTAATCCAGACGCACGTCGATCGAGAGCCGCATTGCGCGTCCCATTCCTGTCCCGAGGCCAAAAGAAAAGGGCCCGGCGGTGTCCCGCCGAGCCCTGCGTTCGTCACACCCTTAGCGGGAGTTAGTTGCGGCTGCTACCAAACAGACGCAGCACGAACATGAACATGTTGATGAAGTCGAGGTACAGGCTCAGCGCCGACATGATGACGACCTTGCCGACCATGTCCGTACCAGCGACCTGCGCATACAGCGCCTTGGTCCGCTGCGTGTCGTAGGCGGTGAGGCCCGCGAACAACAGCACGCCGACACCGCTGATGACCAGCTGCATCACGCCCGACTGCAGGAACATGTTGATCAGGCTCGCGACCAGCAGGCCGACGACGCCGATGATCAGGAACGTCCCGAACGCCGACAGGTCGCGCTTGGTCGTGTAGCCGTACAGACTAAGACCAGCGAAACCGGCGGCGGTGGCGAAGAACGCGCCTGCGATCGACGTGCCGCTATAGACCAGGAAGATGGTCGACATCGACAGGCCCATCAGCACGGCAAAGCCCCAGAAGAGCATCTGCATCGTGCCGGTCGACATCTTGTTCTGGCCATAGCTCATGCCGAACACGACCGCGAGCGGCGAGAACATGATGACGTACTTCAGGATGCCGCCGCTCATGAACACCTGTGCGGCAGGCGACTCTGCGCCGCCCCATGCGAACAGCATCGCGACGATGCCGGTCAGCAGGACAGCCGAGCCCATGTAGTTATACACGGACAGCATGTACGACCGGAGACCAGCGTCATAGGCCTCGGTACGCTGGCCCGTGGCCGTCGTTCCGAACGGCGCGGCGCGGGGCTGGGGGTCAGACCAATTAGCCATTGTGAAATTAGCTCCTTTGTCCGGCATGGTGCCGGTTACGGTGAATATCGTCTTTTACAGGACGCTTTTCAAGCAGAGTGGTTGCATCGGCATGGTGGTTCGCGGTTAACCTGCCGCAATCCATGATCCGCCTTTTCGTCGCCCTTCGCCCGCCACCCGCTATCCGTCAGAGCTTGCTCGACATAATGGAGGGCGTGCCGTCCGCGCGCTGGCAGGACGAGGAACAGCTGCACGTTACGCTCCGCTTCATCGGCGAGGTCGAACGGCCGATGGCGGAGGACGTCGCGATCGCTTTGAGCCAGATCGTCGCGCCGGTCCCGAGCGTCGCGCTCACCGGAGTCGGCCGGTTCGAGAAGCGAGGGCGAACCGATACGCTGTGGGCCGGCGTGACGCCGCACGAGGCGCTCGCCGCGCTCCACCGCAAGGTCGACCAGGCATGCGTTCGTGCCGGCCTCCCGCCCGAACACCGCGCGTATCTCCCGCACATCACCGTCGCGCGGCTGGCGCGGTCGGCGGGCGTCGGGTTCGCGATCGAAGACTGGCTTGCGACGCATGCCGCGCTGACAAGCGCGCCCTTCCCGCTACCCCATCTCGTGCTGTACCAGAGCCATCTCGGCCGCGACGGCGCGACGTACGAACCCGTCGCGCGCTGGCCGCTCGATAGCGGGGGTGGAACCTGAGCCACGGCGAAGGGTTCGCCAAGAGATCAACAGGGAGAAACACTATGCGGATTGCGACACTGGCATTGCTCGGCGCGGCGACGATCGGGCTGACCGCCTGCGAGAAGACTGGCATGGAGACCGGTGCCCCCGTATCCGGCGGCCAGCGCGCCACCGCGACGCTCCAGACCGCGACCGGCAGCGATGTCGGCCGAGCAACGGCAACCGAAGTCGCGGGCGGCCTCCGCTTCACGCTCGACGCCAAGGCGATGCCCCCCGGCACGCACGGCGCACACATCCATATGGTCGGCCGTTGCGACGCCCCCGACTTCACGACCGCGGGCGGCCACTGGAACCCGACCGGCATGAAGCACGGCAGCATGAACCCGCAGGGTCCGCATGAAGGCGACCTGCCCAACCTGATCATCGGCAACGATGGACGTGGCACGATCGGCATCACGATCCCGGGTGCGACGATGGCGGGGCTGATGGACACGGACGGCTCGGCGTTCGTGGTGCATGCCGGTCCCGACGATCTGATGACAGATCCGGCCGGCAACAGCGGCGGGCGCATCGCCTGCGGGGTGTTCCAGGCGGGGTAAGCACATAGCCCCTCATAACGCTTCGGGAGGGGCGCGTTCGCTTGTATAATTTCCGTTCGTGCTGAGTAGAGACCGAATAGTGGCCGAAGGCGGCGTATCGACGGCTCGTATCGAAACACAGTTTTCGCGCACCGACCTGCCCCCTCCCCGTTCGCCCTTAGCGAAGTCGAGGGGCATGCCCCAAGCGTAGGTGCTTCGACTTCGCGCAGCACGAACGGAAGAGGGTGACCGGGCTAGGGTCAACAGGGGCGGTTAAACCGCCTCCCCCGCCGCCCGAGCCCTAGCCTCTCGCGTAGCCTCGGCCCGCGGCGCCAGTCGATACGCCGCCACCGCACAGGCCAGCGTGATCGGCGTCACGACCAGCAACGAAAGCATCCCGATCGACAAGCTCCCGGTCAGCGTCGACACCCGCCCCGCCATATATGGCCCGAGTGCCAACCCGATCAGCGTCGTCCCGATGAAGAACGTCGCGGTCGCCGTCCCCCGCATCCGCGGCAACACCATGTCCTGCGTAGTCGCCGCCGCAGCCCCCAGCGCGCACGACGCGGTCAACTGCGCGAGGAATATCCCCGTATAGAACGCGACCGGCGACGACGCGGTGAAGGCGAGGATCAGGAACGGCACCGGCACCACCGCCCCGAAGATCACCACCCACAACCGCCCCGCCGGGTTGCCTTGCCGCAACCGATCCGACACCACCCCGCCGATCGTCAGCCCCAGGAAGCCAGCGGTCGCGCCAAGGCTGCCGATCATGAACCCCGCCGACGCCGGCGTCGCACCAAGCTCGCGGAGCGCATACGGCGCCGCCCAGAAACTCGCGGCATAGCTCAGGAACGCGTTCAGCCCATAGGCCACCACCGTGCAGAGGAACGCCGGCGTCCCGACGATCAGCGCAAAGGTCGGCGGATCGCGCCGCTTCAGCGCCGACGCCCACGAGAACACCGCGTAAACACCGATCCCGATCGCCACCCATTGCGGCCACGGTTCACCCGCCGCGACCAGCCCCGACACCGCCGCAACCACGACTGCGAGCGCAATGAGATTATACCCCAGCGCCTTCGCACCACCCATCGCCGCACCGATCAAGGTCAGCGGCGGCACGATCGTCACCAGTTCGGCGCCGAACGCGCGGAACGGCGCCGGATGCTTGTCCGGCTCGGGCAGCCCCTCGACAAGCCCGCGGATTGGCTCCTTCAGCGTCGCGATCCACACCGCCAGCAACAGCCCCGGCACTCCGACCGCCATGAACGCCGCCTGCCAGCCGACCAGGCCAAGCGGTCCGCCGCCGGGATAGGCCTTGTTCCAGCCCTGCACGATCAGCCCGCCGATGAACAACGAACACCCGCCGCCGACATAGAGGCCTGCGGAGTAGATCGACAACGCGGTCGCACGCAGCCGCTTGGGAAAATAGTCGGAGATGATCGAGTATGCCGAAGGACTAGCCGTTGCCTCGCCGATCCCGACCCCGATCCGCGCGGCGGCAAGATGCCCGCCGGTCTTTGAAAAGCCCGACAGCGCGGTCATCACCGACCATAGCGACAGTCCGATCGTCATCAGCCTGACGCGGTGCCAATTATCCGCCAGCCGCCCCAGCGGAATGCCGAACAGCGAATAGAACACGCCGAACGCGGTGCCGTACAGGAACCCGAGATCCTGGTCCTTGAGCCCCAGGTCGCGCTTGATGTCCTCCGCCAGGATCGAGATGATCTGCCGGTCGACGAAGTTCAGGACGTAGACGAGGAACAGGATCGACAACACGTACCAGGCGTAGCGCGATGCACCTTTCTCCGGCTCGCCCATAACGGTTTCGGCGTTTGCCATGATCCCTCCCCGATGTTTTTCGAGCTATGGGTATCAGAGGCAAGAAGAGAGAAACAGCGCTTTCGACAGCCTCGGGTACGCCAGGGCGACCGGCGCGCGTCTACCTTAGTGCGACCCGATCCGCCCCCGACGCAGCGCCCCCTGTTCCAGTCGCTGCAACAGCGTCTCGATCGTCGGCGGCGTAGTCGGCTCGGCCTGCGCACGCAGAGGCCGGGCGATCGGCGTCGGCGCGCTGACCTCCTCCACCGGTTGCGACGTTTCGACGACCAGCGGCTCGACCGGCTTTGGCACAGGC
This genomic window contains:
- a CDS encoding extensin family protein encodes the protein MRAVRRTIGWLVALVVIATLALMLWAGLRGRPQDVPWAPLDIGQPIGLLTGRKLTALTEDFPQCRALLDRAGVRYTVLPPRKGEGQCGYADGVRLTGGARKIAFAPAGLGVACPVGAAMAMWEWDIVQPAAERHFGARVATIDHFGSYSCRRIAGSHSSNWSEHSTADAVDIAGFRLTDGTRITVARDWKGDDPKAAFLRDVRDGACQLFATTLSPDYNAAHADHLHLDQANRGSMGWRACR
- a CDS encoding FAD:protein FMN transferase; its protein translation is MRIALPPTIDAAAFAARDPSAVVLDLHGETMGTSWSARFAAPAGTDPSSIHAAIVARLAGLVAEMSHWAPDSLLSRFNRSPSGTWTTLPPDFAHVMTRGLAIAEITGGAFDPAIGKLVDAWGFGPVPVTRPPSMPEIETARATSGWSRLSFVPTGAHLRQPGGTALDLSGIAKGHAVDTIADLLRDAGIPNALVEIGGELVGRGIKPDGDPWWVDLESPPGLTLPPLRIALHGQAVATSGDYRRGAHTLDPRTGRPIDTGVVSASVIHETALDADAWATALTVLGPDGLDLAHNHRIAARLVTEIDGTAREYLTPALAAMLAD
- a CDS encoding Bax inhibitor-1/YccA family protein — encoded protein: MANWSDPQPRAAPFGTTATGQRTEAYDAGLRSYMLSVYNYMGSAVLLTGIVAMLFAWGGAESPAAQVFMSGGILKYVIMFSPLAVVFGMSYGQNKMSTGTMQMLFWGFAVLMGLSMSTIFLVYSGTSIAGAFFATAAGFAGLSLYGYTTKRDLSAFGTFLIIGVVGLLVASLINMFLQSGVMQLVISGVGVLLFAGLTAYDTQRTKALYAQVAGTDMVGKVVIMSALSLYLDFINMFMFVLRLFGSSRN
- a CDS encoding superoxide dismutase family protein, which translates into the protein MRIATLALLGAATIGLTACEKTGMETGAPVSGGQRATATLQTATGSDVGRATATEVAGGLRFTLDAKAMPPGTHGAHIHMVGRCDAPDFTTAGGHWNPTGMKHGSMNPQGPHEGDLPNLIIGNDGRGTIGITIPGATMAGLMDTDGSAFVVHAGPDDLMTDPAGNSGGRIACGVFQAG
- a CDS encoding DUF4198 domain-containing protein; amino-acid sequence: MKPFVARLMAAAALLSIPAALSAHRMWLLPSATVFSGTDGWVTVDAAVSNDLFFFDHQPLRLDGMKVWQPDGSEGTLQNGATGRYRSVFDVKLDKPGTWKIGTQMSAVMGSFKVDGVEKRLGGRRGPPQPNAPAPLTVADIPANATDVKVTEVSGRNEIFVTAGAPTTTVFKPTGKGLEFAPITHPDELVAGETAKFRFLVDSKPAAGLKVTVIPGGKRYRNDEGARELTTGADGVLSVSWPTAGMYWLNATLTDAKATTPRATERRMSYVTTLEVLTP
- a CDS encoding MFS transporter, whose amino-acid sequence is MANAETVMGEPEKGASRYAWYVLSILFLVYVLNFVDRQIISILAEDIKRDLGLKDQDLGFLYGTAFGVFYSLFGIPLGRLADNWHRVRLMTIGLSLWSVMTALSGFSKTGGHLAAARIGVGIGEATASPSAYSIISDYFPKRLRATALSIYSAGLYVGGGCSLFIGGLIVQGWNKAYPGGGPLGLVGWQAAFMAVGVPGLLLAVWIATLKEPIRGLVEGLPEPDKHPAPFRAFGAELVTIVPPLTLIGAAMGGAKALGYNLIALAVVVAAVSGLVAAGEPWPQWVAIGIGVYAVFSWASALKRRDPPTFALIVGTPAFLCTVVAYGLNAFLSYAASFWAAPYALRELGATPASAGFMIGSLGATAGFLGLTIGGVVSDRLRQGNPAGRLWVVIFGAVVPVPFLILAFTASSPVAFYTGIFLAQLTASCALGAAAATTQDMVLPRMRGTATATFFIGTTLIGLALGPYMAGRVSTLTGSLSIGMLSLLVVTPITLACAVAAYRLAPRAEATREARARAAGEAV
- the thpR gene encoding RNA 2',3'-cyclic phosphodiesterase; amino-acid sequence: MIRLFVALRPPPAIRQSLLDIMEGVPSARWQDEEQLHVTLRFIGEVERPMAEDVAIALSQIVAPVPSVALTGVGRFEKRGRTDTLWAGVTPHEALAALHRKVDQACVRAGLPPEHRAYLPHITVARLARSAGVGFAIEDWLATHAALTSAPFPLPHLVLYQSHLGRDGATYEPVARWPLDSGGGT
- a CDS encoding NUDIX domain-containing protein — protein: MTDALPPAIPAATLVIFRDTPAGPPELLMVERAKAMAFAGGALVFPGGRVDPGDRALAALLGRPDDETAARIAAIRETIEEAGLPIGLSPMPSIQAFERLRAALHAGTAFGEALVDADTSLDLDALEYFARWRPAHAHARIFDTRFYLARLPAEAPAARVDETENVRLFWATAVHVLAETDAGRATIIFPTRRNLERLAKFTDFDAAVADARAHPIRTVTPWTEIRDGVEHLCIPDDLGYPITSEPMSDAVRG
- a CDS encoding transglutaminase family protein — its product is MRLSIDVRLDYGIAGDADVLLQIEAAAMADQTIESESLTLWSDSPIRAVRGEDGIGQRCWSRGHGRFTAEYKAIVAVNRERVQLELYPATPPRMLDGELTPYLMPSRYCPSDRFEGFVAREFGGLEGGPLAAALTEWVYQSLDYRCGSSSGETTALDTFASRSGVCRDYSHLLVSLARAGGIPARCVSAYAPGVDPPDFHAVAELWLAGDWRLIDATKMATCSDIARVCVGRDATDIAFMTVFGQAYLWEQTVKVTPLD